A stretch of the bacterium SCSIO 12827 genome encodes the following:
- a CDS encoding porin family protein, which translates to MTKTYLPLLAGAVVLGLASGPAYADSWYVAGNVGLTSLSDSATTDTFAGGNVSTDIEYDSGIGLSGAIGRSFGAFRVEGEVSYRNNSSDQATDITGSLAGNLFTAAGPLAIDADMSSLGLLANAYYDFKNDSQWTPFLMGGLGITRLNLDVKSIGGASVNYDETDTVVAYQVGMGVGYQVTPETSVTASYRYFATADASFNDSVDKVDAEYGTHNFWIGVVHQF; encoded by the coding sequence ATGACCAAAACTTATCTCCCTTTGCTCGCTGGTGCCGTTGTTCTTGGCCTAGCAAGTGGACCGGCATATGCCGATAGCTGGTATGTCGCCGGCAACGTCGGCTTAACATCCCTTTCCGACTCGGCGACGACTGACACCTTCGCGGGCGGCAACGTGTCCACCGACATCGAATATGATTCAGGTATCGGGCTTTCCGGCGCGATCGGCCGGTCCTTCGGCGCTTTCCGGGTAGAGGGCGAAGTGTCATACCGGAACAATTCATCGGATCAGGCAACGGACATCACCGGATCGCTGGCTGGTAACCTGTTCACCGCCGCCGGCCCGCTTGCGATCGACGCCGACATGTCGTCACTCGGTCTTCTTGCCAACGCTTATTATGATTTCAAGAACGACAGCCAGTGGACGCCGTTCTTGATGGGTGGCCTCGGCATCACGCGCCTGAATCTTGATGTCAAAAGTATCGGGGGCGCCTCTGTGAATTATGACGAAACCGATACCGTGGTGGCCTATCAAGTCGGCATGGGGGTCGGCTATCAAGTGACGCCGGAAACGTCAGTCACTGCATCATATCGATATTTTGCGACCGCCGATGCCTCGTTCAACGACAGCGTGGACAAGGTTGATGCGGAATATGGAACCCACAATTTCTGGATCGGTGTCGTTCACCAGTTCTAA
- a CDS encoding (2Fe-2S) ferredoxin domain-containing protein — MPQDNLPFTPPVPPPAAGWTIMICINRRLRSDLASCAARNSEDLAKAIEAEVRARGLDIRVERTVCMGRCDFGPTVRVAPGGAFHLGLAPNDVGGFLDDLELELNLKKETNKINELPPPGT; from the coding sequence ATGCCGCAGGATAACCTTCCCTTCACACCGCCCGTACCGCCGCCCGCCGCCGGCTGGACCATCATGATCTGTATCAATCGCCGTCTGCGCTCTGATCTGGCGTCCTGCGCCGCGCGGAACAGCGAGGATCTGGCCAAAGCCATCGAAGCGGAAGTGCGGGCCCGTGGTCTCGATATTCGGGTCGAACGGACGGTGTGCATGGGGCGCTGCGATTTCGGGCCGACAGTGCGGGTAGCCCCCGGCGGCGCGTTTCACCTTGGACTCGCGCCAAATGACGTCGGTGGGTTCCTGGATGACCTGGAATTGGAACTAAACCTGAAAAAAGAAACAAACAAAATCAATGAGTTGCCGCCACCCGGCACATAA
- a CDS encoding divalent-cation tolerance protein CutA, with protein sequence MTAKFIYMTATDMDEARRIAETLVDERLIACANILGAMESVYRWDGKVTRGSEVAVILKTWGDLAETAIARAAELHSYDCPCLVVLDLAGGHALFLNWISAETGG encoded by the coding sequence ATGACCGCGAAATTCATCTACATGACCGCCACCGACATGGACGAGGCGCGGCGCATCGCCGAAACCCTGGTCGATGAGCGCCTAATCGCCTGCGCCAACATCCTGGGCGCCATGGAATCGGTCTATCGCTGGGACGGCAAGGTCACGCGCGGCAGCGAAGTCGCGGTGATCCTGAAGACATGGGGGGACCTGGCCGAAACGGCGATCGCCCGCGCGGCCGAGTTGCACAGCTACGACTGCCCTTGTCTGGTGGTTCTCGATCTGGCCGGCGGCCATGCGCTGTTTCTGAATTGGATATCGGCGGAAACGGGCGGGTAG
- a CDS encoding response regulator, translated as MATLNFGNIGVFLVDGDASARQGVRHILFNEGCRDIRLGDDCKEVVTVLGQNDPDLIIGELRLPDGNFAAVTQKIRQGKIGHNPFVPIILVVVEDEDPKAVKAALDMGVDDVVSKPVSAVGLMSRITRLVEKRRPFVVTEDYMGPKRVQDEGAKAIDAPNHLSRKLKGEKIGFLDKEMDVAAAEEDVKGCRLQFIGDEIKSLINGIAPRLEKGEFDRDLRNTLARVVAEAMRAQDQLENTRYEHVARLCSSLSGVAGQLRDTGEDSVDLRRAMLLRPLSQAIQVGFAGGIASEEAAKAIVEKIGAGILKS; from the coding sequence ATGGCGACACTGAATTTTGGCAATATCGGCGTGTTTCTGGTCGATGGCGACGCCAGCGCCCGCCAGGGCGTCCGCCATATTCTGTTCAACGAAGGCTGCCGGGATATTCGCCTGGGTGACGACTGCAAGGAAGTGGTCACCGTCCTTGGCCAGAACGATCCCGACCTGATTATCGGAGAACTACGCCTGCCTGACGGCAATTTCGCCGCCGTGACGCAAAAGATCCGTCAGGGAAAAATCGGCCACAACCCCTTCGTGCCCATCATTCTGGTCGTCGTCGAGGACGAGGACCCCAAGGCGGTCAAGGCGGCCCTCGACATGGGGGTCGACGATGTCGTGTCGAAACCCGTTTCCGCCGTCGGCCTGATGTCGCGCATCACTCGTTTGGTGGAAAAGCGCCGCCCCTTCGTGGTGACCGAGGACTACATGGGGCCCAAGCGGGTGCAGGACGAGGGGGCGAAGGCCATCGACGCGCCGAACCACCTGAGCCGAAAGCTGAAGGGCGAGAAGATCGGTTTCCTCGACAAGGAAATGGATGTCGCCGCCGCCGAAGAGGATGTGAAGGGCTGCCGTCTGCAGTTCATCGGCGACGAGATCAAATCACTGATCAACGGCATCGCACCGCGCCTGGAAAAGGGTGAGTTCGACCGGGATCTGCGCAACACACTGGCCCGCGTGGTGGCAGAAGCCATGCGCGCCCAGGATCAGCTTGAGAACACGCGCTACGAACATGTCGCCCGCCTGTGCAGCAGCCTGAGCGGCGTCGCCGGCCAATTGCGGGATACGGGCGAGGACAGTGTCGACCTGCGCCGCGCCATGCTGCTGCGTCCCTTGTCTCAGGCCATTCAGGTTGGTTTTGCAGGCGGCATTGCCTCGGAAGAGGCGGCCAAGGCCATTGTCGAGAAAATCGGCGCGGGCATTCTCAAATCCTGA
- a CDS encoding bifunctional 2-C-methyl-D-erythritol 4-phosphate cytidylyltransferase/2-C-methyl-D-erythritol 2,4-cyclodiphosphate synthase codes for MANCTAIIVGAGRGHRFGGPLPKQYRTLAGEPVLRHALRAFAAHPAVTRVIGVIHPDDREMFEAAAQGLDIAGHTAGGAERQDSVRNGLEFAAGLTSGGVPDLVLIHDAARPFVSARVISDVVAALESTPGAVPALAVADALKRGTDDRVAETVDRTGLYRVQTPQGFRFADILAAHGTAKGQSLTDDAAVAEAAGLAVALVAGDADNFKITTEGDLMRAEEMMNGGETRTGFGFDVHQFEAGDAVRLCGIDVPYKQKLKGHSDADVGLHALTDAILGAIGEGDIGQHFPPTDPQWRGAESDIFLAHAAALVRDRGAMIVNVDVTIICEAPKVGPHRAAMAARVAEILGIAGDRVNIKATTTERLGFTGRGEGIAAQAVAAVRYRGTGPA; via the coding sequence ATGGCGAATTGCACGGCCATCATCGTCGGCGCGGGGCGCGGCCATCGTTTCGGCGGCCCCCTGCCCAAGCAGTACCGAACCCTTGCCGGGGAGCCTGTGCTGCGCCATGCCTTGCGCGCCTTTGCGGCCCATCCCGCCGTGACCCGGGTGATCGGCGTCATCCATCCCGATGATCGTGAGATGTTCGAGGCCGCCGCCCAGGGGCTGGACATCGCCGGTCATACGGCGGGCGGCGCCGAGCGGCAGGATTCCGTGCGCAATGGCCTGGAATTCGCGGCCGGTCTGACCTCTGGTGGGGTTCCTGACCTGGTATTGATCCATGATGCGGCCCGGCCCTTCGTATCTGCCCGCGTGATTTCAGATGTCGTCGCCGCGCTGGAGAGCACGCCCGGCGCGGTCCCTGCCCTGGCCGTGGCCGATGCCCTGAAACGCGGCACGGACGACCGGGTTGCGGAGACCGTGGACCGCACCGGGCTGTACCGGGTGCAGACGCCCCAGGGGTTCCGTTTTGCCGATATCCTGGCGGCCCACGGCACTGCCAAGGGGCAAAGCCTGACCGACGATGCCGCCGTGGCCGAGGCCGCGGGCCTGGCAGTCGCCCTGGTTGCGGGTGATGCGGATAATTTCAAGATCACGACGGAGGGCGACCTGATGCGCGCCGAAGAGATGATGAACGGCGGTGAAACGCGAACCGGATTCGGCTTCGACGTCCATCAGTTCGAGGCCGGCGACGCCGTGCGGTTATGCGGCATCGACGTTCCCTACAAGCAAAAGCTCAAAGGTCATTCCGATGCCGATGTCGGGCTGCATGCCCTGACCGACGCCATTCTGGGCGCCATCGGCGAAGGCGACATCGGTCAGCACTTCCCGCCGACGGACCCGCAATGGCGGGGGGCGGAATCGGATATTTTCCTGGCGCATGCCGCCGCCCTGGTCCGCGACCGGGGGGCGATGATCGTCAACGTTGATGTGACGATCATCTGCGAAGCGCCCAAGGTCGGCCCGCACCGTGCCGCGATGGCCGCGCGGGTTGCGGAGATCCTCGGCATCGCCGGAGACCGGGTCAATATCAAGGCGACCACGACGGAACGTCTCGGCTTCACCGGCCGAGGTGAAGGGATCGCTGCCCAGGCCGTGGCGGCGGTGCGTTACCGCGGCACGGGTCCGGCGTGA
- the ccsA gene encoding cytochrome c biogenesis protein CcsA, whose amino-acid sequence MAADSVLNIAALVALLPALLAAWKGAAEQPQARFWMLLAVAVVGPVAWTVAAASAVADWRTDLSFSLWVSVSASMALFAAAAVFDRDVARLSPLFLALMTLLAVLAMLSHGTTNVSPMTMAPGDGGWLWFHIGVSIATYALLTVAAAASLAALLQERALKRKTPLKRPQGLPSVLDCEGVVLRFLWLSAAVLALGMATGTAINLTHDVSILHLDHKTVFALAAFAVICALLYAHQKTGARGRQVARLVLLAYLFVTLAYPGVKFVTSVLLA is encoded by the coding sequence ATGGCCGCCGACTCCGTTCTCAACATTGCCGCCCTGGTCGCCCTGCTGCCGGCGCTGCTCGCCGCCTGGAAGGGCGCGGCGGAACAGCCCCAGGCGCGATTTTGGATGCTGCTTGCCGTGGCCGTGGTCGGGCCCGTGGCTTGGACCGTGGCCGCCGCCTCGGCGGTCGCCGATTGGCGCACGGACCTTTCATTCTCGCTTTGGGTATCGGTCAGCGCCAGTATGGCCCTGTTCGCCGCCGCGGCCGTGTTCGACCGCGACGTTGCACGCCTGTCGCCCTTATTTCTCGCGCTGATGACGCTGCTGGCCGTTCTTGCCATGCTCAGCCACGGCACGACCAATGTATCTCCCATGACCATGGCGCCCGGGGACGGCGGTTGGTTGTGGTTCCATATCGGTGTGTCCATCGCGACCTATGCGCTGCTGACCGTGGCCGCCGCGGCCTCTCTCGCGGCCTTGCTGCAGGAACGCGCCTTGAAGCGCAAGACGCCCCTGAAACGCCCCCAAGGCCTGCCCTCGGTGCTGGATTGCGAAGGGGTGGTGCTGCGCTTCCTGTGGCTATCGGCGGCGGTCCTCGCACTCGGCATGGCCACCGGAACGGCCATCAACCTGACTCATGACGTGTCCATTCTGCATCTCGACCACAAGACCGTGTTCGCCCTGGCCGCCTTCGCGGTGATCTGCGCGCTGCTGTACGCGCATCAGAAAACCGGCGCCCGCGGCCGGCAGGTCGCTCGCCTGGTTTTACTGGCCTACTTGTTCGTGACCCTGGCCTATCCGGGGGTCAAATTCGTGACCAGCGTGCTCTTGGCATAA
- the dusB gene encoding tRNA dihydrouridine synthase DusB — MSMKIGGVEISDPVVLAPMSGVTDMPFRRLVKSCGVGLVVSEMIASRAMIHAAKKTMKMATHCAEEHPMSVQLAGCEPEVVAEAARLNEARGAALIDINMGCPVKKVVNGDAGSALMRDVEHATKILDAVVKAVAIPVTLKMRMGWDHDSLNAPILARAAQDVGIKAVAVHGRTRCQFYKGSADWKFIQNVKDAVDIPVFANGDILTLDDAKRCMEESGADGLLIGRGTYGRPWFPAQVIHFLKTGERLPDPTIGAQYEMLRRHYEDILSHYGVHAGVKIARKHIGWYSKGLPGSAEFRADIMGQEDPDVVRHKLAAFYGPQMERAAA; from the coding sequence ATGTCTATGAAGATTGGTGGGGTCGAGATTTCCGACCCGGTTGTTTTAGCGCCCATGTCCGGCGTCACCGACATGCCGTTCCGCCGCTTGGTCAAGAGCTGCGGCGTCGGCCTTGTCGTGTCGGAAATGATCGCCAGCCGGGCGATGATCCATGCCGCCAAGAAGACCATGAAGATGGCGACCCATTGCGCCGAGGAGCACCCCATGTCGGTGCAGTTGGCCGGCTGCGAGCCCGAGGTCGTGGCCGAGGCCGCGCGCCTGAACGAGGCCCGTGGTGCCGCGCTGATCGACATCAACATGGGCTGCCCCGTGAAAAAGGTCGTGAACGGCGATGCCGGCTCCGCCCTGATGCGCGACGTCGAACACGCGACCAAGATCCTCGATGCCGTGGTCAAGGCCGTCGCCATCCCCGTGACCCTGAAGATGCGCATGGGCTGGGACCACGATAGCCTGAACGCACCGATCCTCGCCCGCGCGGCCCAGGACGTGGGTATCAAGGCTGTCGCCGTGCACGGCCGCACGCGCTGTCAATTCTACAAAGGCAGCGCCGACTGGAAATTCATTCAAAACGTCAAGGACGCGGTCGATATCCCTGTTTTTGCAAACGGAGACATCCTGACCCTCGACGACGCCAAGCGCTGCATGGAAGAATCCGGAGCCGATGGCCTGTTGATCGGGCGCGGTACTTATGGCCGGCCCTGGTTCCCGGCCCAGGTCATTCATTTCCTGAAGACCGGCGAACGGCTGCCCGATCCCACGATCGGCGCTCAATACGAGATGCTGCGCCGGCATTACGAGGACATCCTCAGCCACTACGGCGTCCACGCGGGCGTCAAGATCGCGCGCAAGCACATCGGCTGGTATTCCAAGGGCCTGCCCGGATCGGCGGAATTTCGCGCCGATATCATGGGCCAGGAAGATCCGGATGTCGTGCGCCACAAGCTGGCCGCGTTCTACGGCCCGCAGATGGAAAGGGCCGCGGCGTGA
- a CDS encoding PAS domain-containing protein, with protein METTITRVRAGGRAHSPADSATILDLLPAPVVTLDAEDRITMVNAAAENFFSASASHLIDRPLSNFVPPDSPLHGLITQVRRANAQVSEHELAIESPRVGRHFLSVQATPLPDSPGFIVLMMFDRGITEMIDRQMTHRGAARSITSMAAVLAHEVRNPLSGIRGAAQLLEQNASDEDRPLAELIRQEADRISTLIGRMEIFTDYGPFERKPVNIHKVLDRVQRLAETGFGANIRFRADFDPSLPPVPGDHDQLVQIFLNLVKNACDACPEVGGEINLRTSYQHGVRFALSGRKDKVALPLKVSIIDNGPGIPDDLTSNLFDPFVTSKPNGTGLGLALVAKLVGDHGGVVECESRPGRTEFRVMLPFYEDTDPGELK; from the coding sequence ATGGAAACCACCATCACTCGGGTCCGTGCCGGCGGGCGCGCCCATTCGCCTGCGGATTCCGCGACCATCCTGGACCTTCTACCGGCCCCCGTGGTGACGCTCGATGCCGAAGACCGCATCACCATGGTCAATGCGGCGGCGGAGAATTTCTTCAGTGCCAGTGCTTCCCATTTGATCGACCGCCCGCTGTCCAATTTCGTGCCGCCCGATTCACCCTTACACGGGCTGATCACCCAGGTGCGGCGGGCCAATGCCCAGGTCTCGGAACACGAACTTGCCATCGAAAGCCCGCGCGTCGGTCGCCATTTCCTCAGCGTGCAGGCGACGCCGCTGCCGGATTCACCCGGCTTCATCGTGCTGATGATGTTCGACCGTGGCATCACGGAAATGATCGACCGTCAGATGACCCACCGGGGGGCGGCGCGCTCCATCACCTCCATGGCCGCCGTGCTGGCCCATGAGGTGCGCAATCCACTGTCCGGCATCCGGGGTGCTGCGCAGCTTCTCGAACAGAACGCCTCCGACGAGGATCGGCCGCTCGCCGAATTGATCCGCCAGGAAGCCGACCGCATCTCGACCCTGATCGGGCGCATGGAAATCTTCACCGATTACGGCCCGTTCGAGCGCAAGCCCGTGAACATCCACAAGGTCCTGGACCGGGTGCAACGCCTGGCGGAAACCGGGTTCGGCGCCAACATCCGGTTTCGCGCCGATTTCGACCCGTCACTGCCGCCGGTGCCGGGCGACCACGATCAGCTGGTGCAGATTTTCCTCAATCTGGTCAAGAACGCCTGCGACGCCTGTCCCGAAGTCGGCGGCGAAATCAACCTGCGCACCTCCTATCAGCATGGTGTGCGGTTTGCGCTGTCGGGCCGCAAAGACAAGGTCGCGTTGCCCTTGAAGGTTTCCATCATCGATAACGGCCCCGGCATTCCCGACGACCTGACGTCCAACCTGTTCGATCCCTTCGTGACGTCGAAACCGAACGGCACCGGCCTGGGGCTCGCCCTGGTTGCCAAGCTGGTCGGCGATCACGGCGGCGTGGTCGAATGCGAAAGCCGCCCGGGTCGGACCGAATTCCGGGTCATGCTGCCGTTCTACGAAGACACTGATCCGGGAGAATTGAAATGA
- the ntrC gene encoding nitrogen regulation protein NR(I): MSGRTVLVADDDAAIRTVVAQALGRAGLDVKTTGQASTLWDWVSAGEGDIVITDVIMPDENGLDLIPRIKGIRPELRIVVMSAQNTILTAVKAAESGAFEYLPKPFDINELVSIVRRGLEAPPEQPGLSPEHAGVEKLPLVGRSPAMQEIYRTLARLISTDLTVLITGESGTGKELAARVLHDYGKRKRGPFVAVNMAAIPRELIESELFGHEKGAFTGATMRSSGRFEQAEGGTLFLDEIGDMPLEAQTRLLRVLQEGEYTSVGGRVTRKTDVRIVAATHQDLNQLTRQGRFREDLFYRLNVVPLRLPPLRERLEDIPELVKTFLAKAAGEGLPWKIIEGKATERLMAYNWPGNVRELENLIHRLAALYSEETISEQAISAELADRGRSGDPGANRGLSQVVEERLEAYFGAHAGALPAAGLYDRVLREIERPLILLTLRATRGNQVKAAEVLGLNRNTLRKKIRDLDISVVRGQK; this comes from the coding sequence ATGAGCGGCCGCACCGTTCTTGTCGCCGACGACGACGCGGCGATCCGCACCGTGGTCGCGCAGGCGCTCGGCCGCGCCGGACTGGACGTCAAGACGACGGGTCAGGCCTCGACATTGTGGGATTGGGTATCGGCGGGTGAGGGCGATATCGTCATTACCGACGTCATCATGCCTGATGAAAACGGCCTGGACCTGATCCCCCGCATCAAGGGAATCCGCCCCGAACTGCGCATCGTCGTGATGAGCGCACAGAACACCATCTTGACGGCGGTCAAAGCCGCCGAAAGCGGGGCCTTCGAATACCTGCCGAAGCCGTTCGACATCAACGAATTGGTCTCCATCGTGCGCCGCGGGCTGGAAGCACCGCCCGAGCAGCCGGGCCTGAGCCCCGAGCACGCCGGCGTGGAAAAGCTGCCGCTGGTCGGCCGCTCGCCGGCCATGCAGGAAATCTACCGTACCCTGGCGCGCCTGATCTCGACCGACCTGACCGTGTTGATCACCGGTGAATCGGGCACCGGTAAGGAACTGGCCGCGCGGGTGCTGCACGATTACGGCAAGCGCAAGCGGGGGCCGTTCGTTGCCGTAAACATGGCGGCAATTCCGCGCGAATTGATCGAAAGCGAACTGTTCGGCCATGAGAAGGGGGCCTTCACGGGGGCCACCATGCGCTCGTCCGGCCGCTTCGAGCAGGCCGAGGGCGGCACCCTATTCCTCGACGAAATCGGCGATATGCCGCTGGAGGCACAGACGCGCCTGCTGCGCGTGCTGCAGGAAGGGGAATACACCTCCGTCGGCGGCCGGGTGACGCGCAAGACCGACGTCCGCATCGTCGCCGCCACTCATCAGGACCTGAACCAACTGACCCGCCAGGGCCGCTTCCGCGAGGATTTGTTCTACCGCCTCAATGTCGTGCCGCTGCGCCTGCCGCCGCTGCGCGAACGGCTTGAGGACATCCCTGAACTGGTCAAAACCTTCCTTGCCAAGGCAGCGGGCGAGGGACTGCCATGGAAGATCATCGAGGGCAAAGCCACGGAACGCCTGATGGCCTACAACTGGCCGGGCAACGTGCGCGAACTGGAAAACCTGATTCATCGCCTGGCCGCCCTCTATTCCGAAGAAACCATTTCCGAGCAGGCAATTTCAGCGGAGCTCGCCGATCGCGGCCGCAGCGGCGACCCGGGTGCCAACCGGGGCCTGTCACAAGTCGTCGAAGAACGTCTGGAAGCCTATTTCGGCGCCCATGCGGGGGCACTGCCGGCGGCGGGTCTGTACGACCGCGTGCTGCGTGAAATCGAACGGCCGCTGATCCTGCTGACTCTGCGGGCCACCCGCGGCAATCAGGTCAAGGCGGCCGAGGTTCTGGGTCTCAACCGCAATACCCTGCGCAAGAAGATCCGCGATCTCGACATTTCGGTGGTGCGGGGCCAGAAATGA
- a CDS encoding PAS domain-containing sensor histidine kinase → MNPPATPGQGPIGSLWALIGLRGASAKRLLAYGLAAAAVVSCVATAFMLVFRPAQTQNIETIVAMIYLDGAILLLLGMVVGQRLFSIWLDRRRGQAGSGLHVRMVTLFALVATAPAILVAVMSATFLHYGVQAWFNERVSTALEQSMGVASAYLKEHRENFGTDILAVANDLNINSGILTREPWRLEPLLTFHTRSRGFTEAVMVDGTGKVIAQSEFSRPRETEQLTPELFQQAQAGKITLIPLDEQDRIRAIYKLNRFVDAYLVLERFVNPDVLNHIDTIQNAVREYQRLQRERGGLQVSFILIFTVVSVLLLLAAVWTGLTVATQLAEPVSSLIYAAERIRDGDLTTTVDIPDADDELASLSRAFNRMTAQIRGQQEGLISANRELDERRRFTETVLAGVSAGVVGLDKDGRINLPNRSASVLVGEDLMRAKGRLLVDLVPEFSPLWSEAKRRPDRQQRSEVKLARDGSERTLLVRIAAERLAGQLLGFVVTFDDVTELLSAQRAAAWADVARRIAHEIKNPLTPIQLSAERLKRKYQGEVTSDPETFTTCTDTIIRQVEDIGRMVDEFSSFARMPQPSIGRENLSNLIREVVILERSRTEDITLDLTLPDGDMMLRCDRRQVSRALTNILKNAAESVESRILQDETDGGESEPGRISITVTDSRGQDGGDESVAVTVEDNGIGLPEAGRERLTEPYVTTRSKGTGLGLAIVRKIMEDHQGDLRLEDRPGGGARISLVFRDLDETANDGDKDPMKVATGLGLG, encoded by the coding sequence ATGAACCCGCCGGCCACGCCCGGACAAGGCCCCATCGGCAGCCTTTGGGCGCTGATCGGCCTACGCGGGGCGAGCGCTAAGCGGCTTCTTGCCTACGGGCTTGCGGCGGCGGCGGTCGTGTCCTGCGTGGCCACGGCTTTCATGTTGGTGTTCCGCCCGGCCCAGACCCAGAACATCGAAACCATCGTCGCCATGATTTATCTGGATGGCGCGATCCTGCTATTGCTCGGCATGGTCGTCGGCCAGCGTCTGTTCTCGATCTGGCTTGACCGGCGGCGCGGGCAGGCCGGCTCGGGCCTGCATGTGCGCATGGTGACCCTGTTCGCCCTGGTCGCCACGGCACCGGCCATTCTGGTCGCCGTGATGTCGGCGACCTTCCTGCATTACGGCGTACAGGCCTGGTTCAACGAACGGGTCTCGACGGCGCTTGAACAGTCCATGGGGGTGGCCAGCGCCTACCTGAAGGAACACCGGGAAAATTTCGGCACGGACATCCTGGCCGTGGCCAACGACCTGAACATCAATTCCGGCATTCTCACGCGCGAACCCTGGCGGCTTGAACCGCTCCTGACCTTCCACACACGGTCGCGCGGGTTCACCGAGGCGGTCATGGTCGACGGCACGGGGAAGGTCATCGCGCAATCCGAATTTTCCCGTCCGCGTGAGACCGAGCAGCTCACCCCAGAGCTTTTCCAACAAGCGCAGGCCGGCAAGATCACCCTGATCCCGCTCGACGAACAGGACCGCATCCGCGCCATCTACAAGCTAAACCGCTTCGTCGACGCCTATCTGGTGCTTGAACGGTTCGTGAACCCGGATGTGCTCAACCATATCGACACCATTCAGAACGCGGTGCGTGAATACCAGCGCCTGCAGCGCGAACGGGGCGGCTTGCAGGTCAGCTTCATTCTGATTTTCACCGTGGTTTCCGTGCTGTTGCTGTTGGCTGCCGTGTGGACCGGCCTGACGGTCGCAACACAATTGGCAGAGCCGGTTTCGAGCCTGATCTATGCCGCCGAACGCATCCGCGACGGTGATCTGACGACGACTGTCGATATTCCCGACGCCGACGATGAACTGGCGTCCCTGTCGCGCGCCTTCAACCGCATGACGGCACAGATCCGCGGTCAACAGGAAGGCCTGATTTCGGCCAACCGGGAATTGGACGAACGGCGCCGATTCACGGAAACGGTGCTGGCCGGTGTGTCGGCGGGCGTGGTCGGCCTGGACAAGGATGGGCGCATCAATCTGCCCAACCGGTCGGCCTCAGTCCTCGTCGGTGAAGACTTGATGCGGGCCAAGGGGCGGTTGCTGGTCGATCTGGTGCCGGAATTCTCCCCCCTGTGGTCAGAAGCCAAGCGCCGGCCCGACCGGCAGCAGCGCTCCGAGGTCAAACTTGCCCGCGATGGTAGCGAACGTACCCTGTTGGTCCGTATCGCCGCCGAACGCCTGGCTGGCCAGTTGCTGGGCTTCGTCGTCACCTTCGATGATGTGACTGAACTCTTGTCGGCGCAGCGCGCCGCCGCCTGGGCCGACGTGGCGCGACGCATCGCCCACGAGATCAAGAACCCGCTGACGCCCATCCAATTGTCTGCCGAACGCTTGAAGCGCAAATACCAGGGCGAAGTCACCTCGGACCCGGAAACCTTCACCACCTGCACGGATACAATCATCCGGCAGGTCGAGGACATCGGCCGCATGGTCGACGAATTCTCGTCCTTCGCGCGTATGCCGCAACCCTCCATCGGGCGCGAGAACCTGTCAAACCTGATTCGCGAAGTCGTCATTCTGGAGCGCTCACGCACGGAAGACATCACGCTCGACCTCACCTTGCCGGACGGCGACATGATGCTGCGTTGTGATCGGCGCCAGGTGTCGCGCGCCCTCACCAACATCCTGAAGAACGCAGCGGAAAGCGTTGAAAGCCGTATTCTTCAGGACGAGACCGATGGTGGCGAGAGCGAACCCGGCCGAATTTCCATCACGGTAACCGACAGCCGCGGCCAAGACGGCGGCGACGAAAGCGTTGCCGTGACCGTTGAGGACAACGGCATCGGCCTGCCCGAAGCCGGGCGCGAACGGTTGACCGAACCTTACGTGACGACGCGCAGCAAGGGCACGGGCCTGGGACTGGCCATTGTCCGCAAGATCATGGAAGATCATCAAGGTGACCTGCGCCTCGAGGATCGCCCCGGCGGCGGGGCGCGGATCAGTCTGGTGTTTCGGGACTTGGATGAAACCGCCAACGACGGCGACAAAGATCCCATGAAGGTCGCGACCGGCCTGGGATTGGGGTAG